Part of the Nitrospirota bacterium genome is shown below.
CGGTATCGGCGAAATCCTCATCCGGGAAGGCAAAACCAAACAGGCCGTTGAAATCCTTAAAAAGGTCTATGCCAAGACCCGTAGCATCATCATCCTGCACCGGCTCGAAGAACTCTTTCTCGAGCAAGGCGAACCAGGTGAAATTATCCGGGTCTATCAGGACGCCCTTCATCAGGACCCGAACAATCCGGCCCTGCAGTTTTATTTGGGCAAACTCTACTATCGACTGGAAATGGTCGACGAAGCCTTCGACATCCTCTCGACCGTCGAAGGAATCCAGGATCAGCTGGTCGATTACCACAAAATCATGGCCAATCTGTTCCTGCGCAAGCAGCACATGGAGCAGGCCGTCGTGGAACTCAAGAAAGCCCTCCACTTCAAGAAACGCGTCGTCGTCCCCTACGTCTGCACCGCCTGCCAGCAGGAATCGACCGAATGGTCCGGACGCTGCCGCCGTTGCGGAACCTGGAATACCTTCGTGGCATTGCCCTGGCCGAATGCCGGCCAAACGGTCTCCACTCAAGACAGCGGCCCCCTCCAGGTCTCTGAAGTCCCCTACCAGGGCATTGCTTCTCCCTTCGAAACCGTGTAGGTTTTCAGCCAGTCCGGCTGCCTGACAGAGGCACAGCCATCCGCATCGCAATCAATTCAACTTCTACAGATGATGGAGTCTCCCATGGTCGACTATCAGGATTTCGCTGCTAAAGCCTTGCGCGACGAGACGCTGACGAGAAACGAATGCCAGGCCGTGCTCGACACTCCCGATGAACGATTGCTGGAACTTCTCCAGGCCGCCTTTACCGTTCGATCCCGCTATTTTGGCAAGACCGTGCGCCTCCAGATGTTGCAAAACGCCAAGAGCGGAGCCTGCCAGGAAGATTGTCACTACTGCTCACAATCTGCGACCTCCACCGCCCCCATCGAGCGCTACAACCTCTTGCCCCAAAAGCAGATGATCGACGGAGCCAGACAAGCAGCCGCCTCAAAGGCCCAACGCTATTGCATCGTCATCAGCGGCCGGAGTCCGTTGGATCGGGAAATCGACGAAATCGCAGGAGCTGTCCGCTCCATCAAGCAGGAGATTCCGATTCAGATTTGCTGTTCACTGGGCCTCATGAGCGAGCAACAGGCCAAGCGACTGAAGGAAGCGGGAGTCGATCGGGTGAATCACAACTTGAATACAAGCGAAGCCTTTCATTCCTCCATCTGCAGCACCCACACGTTCCAAGACCGGCTCAACACCATCCAGAACGCGCGAGCGGCAGGATTGGAGATCTGCTCCGGCGGGATCGTGGGCATGGGAGAGAAGGACGAGGACCTCATCGACCTAGCCATGGCCCTGATCGACGTGAAACCTGACTCGATTCCGCTCAACACGCTCCATCCAGCCACTGGCACGCCGCTGGAGAACTGTGACAATCTGACCCCTCAACGCTGCCTGAAAGTGCTCTGCCTCTTCAGGTTCCTGCACCCACGCACCGAACTCCGCGTGGCCGGAGGCCGTGAGCATAATCTACGGAGTCTCCAGCCCTTGGCACTCTATCCAGCCGATTCCATCTTCGTGAACAACTACCTCACAACGCCAGGAGCCCCCGCTCCAGAAGTCTGGGGCATGATCGAAGATCTCGGCTTTAAAATTGAAGTCGAGCATCAGCAACCGGTCGCAAAGTAGGAAACGGGTCCAGACACCCATCTCTCTCCCCACCCAACTCCCTTGGCACAGGGAATGGCTTGCCGTAGTCGAAATCTTGGGATAGAGTACCTCCATGCGAAGCTCTACCAGTGTGCTGCAAAAAGCAATCCCCGCGACAGAGATCAAGCGACGAGGGCTTTCCGCCATCGACAAAGCTCTGAAACGCGGCCCGGTCCATGTCCTCAGGGGCAAGGAGCCCACCTACGTCATCATGGCAGAAGAGCAGTATCGGGAATTGTCTGAGCGATATCGCAAATCGTACGTGAGCCGAATCCGCCGATCTTTAGAAGATCTCAAGGAAGGACGTGTCCGTCACGTCACAGCGCAAACACTCATCGACGAACTCCGACTCAAATCCTGATGTATACGCTGGTCACGACCAGCTATTTCGATCGGCGCGCGGCCAAGTTCACGCGAGCCCACCCCCAGCTAAAGAAACCGCTTGCCAAAGTTCTCAGCAGTCTGGAAACCGATCCCTTTCAGCCACATCTCCGATTGCATGCACTCAAAGGAGAATTGGAAGGGCTGCACGCCGTCAGCGTGACTCATTCGTACCGCGTCACTCTCACGTTGAGAGTGACCAAGAAAGAGATCATCCTGCTTGATATCGGAACCCATGATGAAGTCTATCGATAACATGGGCAAGGAGGACGAAACGGCTACCTCACGACACCAGGCGCGCCAGGACCAGAAGTCTGGGGCATGATCGAAGATCTCGACTTTAAAATTGAAGTCGAGCATCAGCAACCGGTCGCGAACTAACAGGCCACCGCTTCTCTATTCCTCGCGCAATCCTTCGACCAGCGGCTGCCTGGCGGCCCAGCGAGCCGGCCAATAGCCAGCCACCAGGGCAGAGGTGAGTGCGAGTGCGACTGCCTGTAAAATTACTCCGCCTGGAACCGTCATCTGAATCGTCCATCCAAAGGACTGTTTGTTGACCACGTGGATGAGCAGGAGGGCCAGCAGCAGCCCCCCCACAACGCCCAGCACCGCCCCGATCAGCCCGAGATAGGCCGCTTCCCACAAAACTAACCGTTCGACCTGCCTCGTACTGGCGCCGATCGCCCGCAAGGTGGCGAACTCACGTCGCCGCTCCAGCACGGCCGTCACTAATGTATTGACGATGCCTAGCACCGCCACCAATACAGCAATGGCCTCCAGGACATAGGTCAGGACGAAGGTCCGATCGAAGATATCGAGAATCTCTTTCCGCAGCTCATGGTTTCTGATCACCAAAGGCGAAACCGTCACTCCGTCCAGCCCTGCAACCTGCGCGACAATCGATTGCCTGACTTGTTTCGCATCGGCCCCGGCAGCCAGGTAGACAGGAAACACGGTCACCCGGTCGTCCTGCCAATATCGTTGATACCAGGTTCGATCCATCACCATCTTTCCTCCGTCGGTCGCGTAATCGTAGAAGATTCCCTCGACCGACAAAGCCACTGGCCCAGTCTGCGTCATGATTGAAACCTGGCTTCCCTCGTGAAGCCCCAGTCGAGTCGCCAACACTTCCGACAGGAGGACGCCTCCAGTCTCGGCGGCACGCTGCAACGCCACGGTCGAGTCTCCATGAACCATCAGATACCGGCTACGCTGCGCATGGAGCAGAAGATCGCGCGAGACCAACGAGACTGTCTGGCCCGCCACTTCCACATGCACCTCCCGGTAGGTATCGACTGCAGCAACGCCCTCGATTGCCGACAGGGTCGCCAGCCAGTTCCCAGGGAGGGAACGGGACGCCTGCCCTGCTTGCTTGCCCTGGAGCCAGGATTGCGGAGCCACGATGAGATCGGCCATCACGGTCTCGTTCACCCAGACCTCAACCGTGCCACGAAAA
Proteins encoded:
- the bioB gene encoding biotin synthase BioB, whose amino-acid sequence is MVDYQDFAAKALRDETLTRNECQAVLDTPDERLLELLQAAFTVRSRYFGKTVRLQMLQNAKSGACQEDCHYCSQSATSTAPIERYNLLPQKQMIDGARQAAASKAQRYCIVISGRSPLDREIDEIAGAVRSIKQEIPIQICCSLGLMSEQQAKRLKEAGVDRVNHNLNTSEAFHSSICSTHTFQDRLNTIQNARAAGLEICSGGIVGMGEKDEDLIDLAMALIDVKPDSIPLNTLHPATGTPLENCDNLTPQRCLKVLCLFRFLHPRTELRVAGGREHNLRSLQPLALYPADSIFVNNYLTTPGAPAPEVWGMIEDLGFKIEVEHQQPVAK
- a CDS encoding type II toxin-antitoxin system YafQ family toxin, which produces MMYTLVTTSYFDRRAAKFTRAHPQLKKPLAKVLSSLETDPFQPHLRLHALKGELEGLHAVSVTHSYRVTLTLRVTKKEIILLDIGTHDEVYR
- a CDS encoding prevent-host-death protein; protein product: MRSSTSVLQKAIPATEIKRRGLSAIDKALKRGPVHVLRGKEPTYVIMAEEQYRELSERYRKSYVSRIRRSLEDLKEGRVRHVTAQTLIDELRLKS